In Nicotiana tomentosiformis unplaced genomic scaffold, ASM39032v3 Un00227, whole genome shotgun sequence, the genomic stretch acattgtgcccctgggcattggaatggtattcacaccttttagaaTGGTCAAAGCTTCTTGCACGTGGGTCCACATGATTTGGAAGAATAGGTGCAATCATGTCATAATGCTTTAATTTCTCCAACACACTTGCATAGGACTCTCCTattggtgtaaaattatctttcaacctttgttcACCTCTATACCCCTGGCTTGATTGTGGGTTATAGGGCACTTGAAAATTTTGTGGAGGCTGGTGGAGAATTTGCGGTGCCGGTGCTCGCCTTCTGGGGTGTCTTGGTGGCTGGACAACATACTGAAATGGAGCAATAGAGTATTGTGGGTTCTGAGGTGGATAGTAGTGCTCAGGGGAATCATCAGAAACTTGATGAGGCTGCTCATACCTTCGAGATGTTCTCCTAGGACCTCTTCTTGACCTTATTGTCATTatggtttcttcatccttctcattcGTGTCACTAAAATTATCAGATTCAATCTTTACAGCCTGAGTTGCAGCTTTGAGAACtgcttgacttataattttgcctgtcttaaggccattctcaaccatttccccaattttgattgcttcCGAGAAGGATTTGCCCACTACagacatcatgttttgaaaataatctggctcttgagcctgaaggaagacagtgattagctcgtggtcatccatgggtggcttaactctagccgcttgctccctccatttaatggcatattccCTAAAACTTTCAGTTGGTTTCTTCTTCGGGTTTGAAAGGGAATTGCGGTCTGGGGCGATATCGATGTTGTATTGGAACTGTTTGACAAAGGcctgggccatgtcatcccagacatgccagtgagaggtttcttgatccataaaccattcggaggctacccctGTCAGGCTTTCCCCTAAATAAGCCATTGTTATTTCTTCTTTTCCCTCCACACCTCTTAGTTGATTACAATACCTTTTCAGGTGGGCTATGGGGTctccgtgtccatcatacttttcaaatttgggagtcttgaaaccaagtggcaaacgAACACCGGGGAACATACATAGATCCTTGAAGGCAATACTCTTCTGACACGTCGACCCTTgcatatttttcaacttttgttctaagcttttcactctttgggtcatttcttcTTGTGCCATGTTTCGGGTAGGCTTCTCAATCTTTGAAGGAAGAtcaaatagatacgagtggtacTCAGGAGAATGGTATTGTTCTTGATGGGTAGCAAATTGTGACTCATGACTTTTCTTTTGTACCACTGTTGGTTGTGGGATAGTGAAAACGGGCATAACAGCAGTGATTGTCTGATTGGTTGTCAATGGCACACTTTGGGAGCGCGCAACAGAAGTTCCAGCTGTAGTCGTACAGTTGGGATAAAGACTTAACCCAAATGGATAGGATCGATCAGACAATGAGAGAGGAGTGGTAGTAGTCGAGATGGGTGTGAATTTTGGGAAAACATAAGAAAAGGGTGGTCCTTGACCATTGGCCAATGCTTGACACATTTCAGTCATTTGCTGTTTCAGTATTCTATTTTCCTCAA encodes the following:
- the LOC117275867 gene encoding uncharacterized protein isoform X2; this encodes MSLTTDIEAVTSGQETQGQRVQQESTVVEENRILKQQMTEMCQALANVVQKKSHESQFATHQEQYHSPEYHSYLFDLPSKIEKPTRNMAQEEMTQRVKSLEQKLKNMQGSTCQKSIAFKDLCMFPGVRLPLGFKTPKFEKYDGHGDPIAHLKRYCNQLRGVEGKEEITMAYLGESLTGVASEWFMDQETSHWHVWDDMAQAFVKQFQYNIDIAPDRNSLSNPKKKPTESFREYAIKWREQAARVKPPMDDHELITVFLQAQEPDYFQNMMSVVGKSFSEAIKIGEMVENGLKTGKIISQAVLKAATQAVKIESDNFSDTNEKDEETIMTIRSRRGPRRTSRRYEQPHQVSDDSPEHYYPPQNPQYSIAPFQYVVQPPRHPRRRAPAPQILHQPPQNFQVPYNPQSSQGYRGEQRLKDNFTPIGESYASVLEKLKHYDMIAPILPNHVDPRARSFDHSKRCEYHSNAQGHNVESCRDLKREIERMIHEKLIVIQDNDTQNITQNPLHAYDDAHFVGMMCGDMEYENSLGNLPTEIGEGHGDSDEQICS
- the LOC117275867 gene encoding uncharacterized protein isoform X1; this encodes MSLTTDIEAVTSGQETQGQRVQQESTVVEENRILKQQMTEMCQALANGQGPPFSYSQFATHQEQYHSPEYHSYLFDLPSKIEKPTRNMAQEEMTQRVKSLEQKLKNMQGSTCQKSIAFKDLCMFPGVRLPLGFKTPKFEKYDGHGDPIAHLKRYCNQLRGVEGKEEITMAYLGESLTGVASEWFMDQETSHWHVWDDMAQAFVKQFQYNIDIAPDRNSLSNPKKKPTESFREYAIKWREQAARVKPPMDDHELITVFLQAQEPDYFQNMMSVVGKSFSEAIKIGEMVENGLKTGKIISQAVLKAATQAVKIESDNFSDTNEKDEETIMTIRSRRGPRRTSRRYEQPHQVSDDSPEHYYPPQNPQYSIAPFQYVVQPPRHPRRRAPAPQILHQPPQNFQVPYNPQSSQGYRGEQRLKDNFTPIGESYASVLEKLKHYDMIAPILPNHVDPRARSFDHSKRCEYHSNAQGHNVESCRDLKREIERMIHEKLIVIQDNDTQNITQNPLHAYDDAHFVGMMCGDMEYENSLGNLPTEIGEGHGDSDEQICS